CGGACAGGAAACTGAGCAGCAGCGGCAGATCATAGCTCTCCGGAAAGCCCTTCTTCTGCAAAATGCCTTGCTGCTCGAGCAGGGCCTTCGGGTAAAGAAAACCGTCAGTCGTGATCAGCTCGACCTTCGGACGCGGCGACCAGCGTGCCAGCAGGGCCTGGAGCACGCGGGCCGTGGTGGATTTTCCGACCGCGACCGAGCCGGCAACGCCGATGATGTACGGGACTTTGCGATCGCGAATGTTGAGGAACTGGCGCTCGGCGTAATACAGCCGCTGCATCGCATCGACATAGATCGAGAGCAGGCGCGACAGCGGCAGGTAAATGTCCTCGACTTCCTTGAGATCGAGGCGGTCGTGCAGTGAACGCAGCCGATCGAACTCGCCCGGCTCCAGCGTCATCGGCGTATCGTCGCGCAACCGCGCCCATTCTTCGCGCGTATAGACGCGGTATGGATTGTATTGCTGCTCGGGTGCGCGGATATCCATGACGCGACCTTTCCGTTAAGAGGAGAGCATGATCCGGAAAAGTGTGAAGCGGTTTTCCGAAAAGATCATGCTCAAACAAACCCTCTAGCTGCCGCTCTTGCGCGACGCCTTCTCTTCCAACCCTGACATATTCGTACGCTTGTCCAGCGCCGCTTCCACCTCTTCCAGCTTTACGTCGCGGGACTTGAGCAGCACAAGGAAGTGATAGAGCAGGTCGGCACTTTCAGCGATCAGATGCGCGCGATCGTTTTCGACTGCTGCGATTACGGTTTCGACTGCTTCCTCACCGAACTTCTTGGCGCAATGCTCGGCGCCCTTGTCGAGCAGCTTGCGGGTATAGGAGGCCTCGCCACCGGACGCCGCGCGGGCGTCGATGGTCTCGGCGAGATGATGGATCGTGAAACGCGCCATACAGAACACTCAAATACACGTCCGGCCGAACGGGCCGGTCCCGCCGGCCTATGTAGCATTTTTATGAAGCGGAGTCGTCAGGCATCGAGGCGCATGGCTAGCCCGCGCCGGGCCATATGCTCCTTGGCTTCGCGGATGGTGAATTCCCCGAAGTGGAAGATCGAGGCGGCCAACACGGCCGTGGCATGGC
This is a stretch of genomic DNA from Bradyrhizobium sp. CB2312. It encodes these proteins:
- the coaA gene encoding type I pantothenate kinase; protein product: MDIRAPEQQYNPYRVYTREEWARLRDDTPMTLEPGEFDRLRSLHDRLDLKEVEDIYLPLSRLLSIYVDAMQRLYYAERQFLNIRDRKVPYIIGVAGSVAVGKSTTARVLQALLARWSPRPKVELITTDGFLYPKALLEQQGILQKKGFPESYDLPLLLSFLSDIKSGRRHVRSPVYSHLTYDIVPNEWAEVDQPDILIVEGVNVLQTGKLPRDGKAVPVVSDFFDFSVYIDADEAALRQWYIKRFLALRDTAFTNPKSYFNRYALLSDEEATATATAIWERTNLANLEDNILPTRPRATLILKKGADHAVESVALRRL
- a CDS encoding phosphoribosyl-ATP diphosphatase — translated: MARFTIHHLAETIDARAASGGEASYTRKLLDKGAEHCAKKFGEEAVETVIAAVENDRAHLIAESADLLYHFLVLLKSRDVKLEEVEAALDKRTNMSGLEEKASRKSGS